One stretch of Fictibacillus sp. b24 DNA includes these proteins:
- a CDS encoding AAA family ATPase, translating to MKKINWCYFSDTNAPANLVEELLQKRQSALVSFNRSEDLYSYLKMNDSIVLFMKTNVIYNIYELCQEISIKFPYVYIVLMPPDTMINIKKAMHAGASNMITQPQSIDEIQDVIVQAEKYMTYRMNQENYSSYLIEQNSRVISVSSTKGGIGRTAVSVNLAAAFVKNGKRTAILDANLQFGDVAMYYDIKPKQTIYEWVKEGYERNYFSLDKYMVKHVCGASILAAPLRPEFFEMISDEHIKRAIDELKLSFDIVIIDTPSYLCEILLACLEKSDDVLLLTTNELPTLRRTKLLLDTFQSFQLNADIKIINREMPKKRMDTKKIEQVLEQPIFAGISHQENIAVSSINEGIPYVLSQSKTPIAKSIFSLVNQLSGSDSNPVNTGSKKYLLINR from the coding sequence ATGAAAAAAATTAATTGGTGCTATTTTTCGGATACGAATGCCCCTGCAAATCTAGTAGAAGAGCTGCTTCAAAAAAGACAATCTGCTCTAGTCAGTTTTAATCGATCAGAAGATCTTTACAGTTATTTGAAAATGAATGATAGTATCGTTCTTTTCATGAAGACAAATGTTATTTACAACATCTATGAACTGTGCCAAGAGATTTCGATTAAATTTCCATATGTTTATATCGTTTTAATGCCGCCTGACACCATGATAAATATTAAAAAAGCCATGCATGCAGGTGCTTCAAACATGATTACTCAGCCTCAGAGCATAGACGAAATACAGGACGTTATCGTACAAGCAGAAAAATATATGACCTACAGAATGAATCAAGAAAACTACTCGTCTTATTTAATAGAACAAAATAGCAGAGTCATATCTGTTTCAAGTACAAAAGGTGGCATCGGTCGTACAGCAGTATCTGTAAACCTTGCCGCAGCCTTTGTGAAGAACGGAAAACGAACAGCCATCTTGGATGCGAACCTCCAGTTTGGTGATGTGGCAATGTACTATGACATCAAACCCAAACAGACCATTTACGAATGGGTAAAAGAAGGATATGAGCGAAATTACTTTTCCCTGGATAAATATATGGTGAAACACGTGTGTGGAGCTTCTATACTTGCAGCTCCATTACGTCCGGAGTTTTTTGAGATGATCTCGGATGAACATATCAAACGGGCAATTGATGAACTAAAACTTTCCTTTGACATTGTCATTATCGATACCCCCTCTTACTTATGTGAAATTCTTCTTGCATGCTTAGAAAAATCTGATGATGTCTTGCTGCTAACTACAAATGAACTGCCAACATTAAGAAGAACGAAGCTGCTATTGGACACATTCCAGTCTTTTCAGTTGAATGCAGATATTAAAATTATCAATCGAGAAATGCCAAAGAAAAGAATGGATACTAAAAAGATCGAGCAAGTTCTGGAACAGCCTATTTTTGCAGGGATTTCTCATCAAGAAAACATAGCGGTTTCCTCCATAAATGAGGGAATACCGTATGTGCTTTCGCAATCCAAAACACCTATTGCCAAGTCAATCTTTTCGCTAGTAAACCAGCTTTCTGGATCTGACAGTAACCCAGTAAATACGGGAAGCAAGAAGTACTTACTGATTAATAGATAG
- a CDS encoding CpaF family protein — protein MSIFNRSLEKDTTFLKRQASYHTPVIKTAEYEEIESKIHTYLLDELKKIPIQSEEQERTKIRELGEQFLNNEGDRLTFEEKEEILSMVQYELLAYGPITPLLENPTISEIMVNGADQIYYEQDGRLNKSHISFRDNQHVSRVLEKIVSPMGRRVDESSPMVDARLPDGSRVNAIIPPLALKGPTLTIRKFSETPFHIHDLIQFGTLSEEMAEFLDVCVKARLNIFISGGTGSGKTSSLNVLSSFIPNDERIVTIEDAAELKLSQDHLVSLESRPSNIEGKGEITIRDLVRNALRMRPDRIVVGEVRGAEALDMLQAMNTGHDGSISSGHANSPRDMLARLETMVLMAGFDLPVRAIREQISNAIDLIVQQSRLKDGSRKITHITEVLGMEGDTIILQDLFVFKETGISREGKTEGKFVSTGIRPKFIEQLELNGFEVSHAWFDGEW, from the coding sequence ATGTCTATTTTTAATCGTTCGTTAGAAAAAGATACAACGTTCTTAAAAAGACAAGCTTCCTACCATACTCCTGTTATAAAAACAGCTGAGTATGAAGAGATAGAGTCAAAGATTCATACGTATTTACTAGACGAATTAAAGAAAATTCCTATACAAAGTGAAGAACAAGAAAGGACAAAAATAAGAGAACTAGGTGAACAATTCTTAAATAATGAGGGCGACCGTTTAACATTTGAAGAAAAAGAAGAGATTTTATCAATGGTTCAGTATGAATTGTTGGCATATGGTCCTATTACCCCACTGTTGGAGAATCCAACAATATCAGAGATTATGGTGAACGGAGCAGACCAAATTTATTATGAGCAGGACGGCAGACTTAACAAAAGCCACATTTCATTTCGAGATAACCAGCATGTTAGCCGTGTACTTGAGAAGATTGTTTCTCCTATGGGTCGGCGTGTGGATGAAAGTTCACCAATGGTAGATGCTAGACTACCAGATGGATCCCGTGTGAATGCTATTATTCCTCCCCTTGCTTTAAAAGGACCGACGCTCACGATTCGTAAGTTCTCTGAAACACCTTTTCACATTCATGACCTTATACAGTTTGGCACGTTAAGTGAAGAAATGGCTGAGTTTTTAGATGTATGTGTAAAGGCCAGACTAAATATTTTTATTAGCGGAGGTACCGGTTCTGGTAAAACGTCTTCTCTAAACGTGTTGTCCTCTTTTATTCCGAATGATGAACGCATTGTAACGATTGAGGATGCTGCTGAACTAAAACTTTCTCAAGATCATCTTGTTTCACTGGAATCTCGCCCTTCTAATATTGAAGGGAAAGGAGAAATTACGATTAGAGATCTTGTCCGTAACGCTCTGCGTATGCGTCCAGATCGAATCGTAGTTGGTGAGGTACGTGGAGCGGAGGCTTTGGATATGCTGCAAGCGATGAATACCGGTCATGATGGCAGCATAAGTTCAGGTCATGCCAACTCACCTCGCGATATGCTGGCCAGACTTGAAACAATGGTGTTAATGGCGGGATTTGACTTGCCTGTCCGTGCTATCCGCGAGCAAATCTCCAATGCGATAGACTTGATTGTTCAACAGTCCCGATTAAAAGATGGCTCTAGAAAGATTACGCATATTACAGAAGTACTAGGGATGGAAGGAGACACCATCATTCTGCAAGACTTATTTGTTTTTAAAGAAACAGGCATCAGTCGAGAAGGGAAAACAGAAGGAAAATTTGTATCAACAGGAATAAGACCAAAGTTCATTGAGCAGCTAGAACTTAATGGATTTGAAGTATCACATGCCTGGTTTGATGGAGAGTGGTAG
- a CDS encoding type II secretion system F family protein, with the protein MEKLYIPILVFFIASIWFYLLTTAILKRKTVERRMEDYIPHTAAASDFAVDSNIPIKKQSAIRRSISSIAKLFRGLHSEKAETKLLQAGVSLKFEEFLVLKIMSALTAAALSYILHFEWFVTALFFLTGLQLPNVYISNKRKKRLSQVPDQLIDSLAMISNSLRAGFSFLQAMQLAGKEMPDPIGHEFDRCVREIGLGIPIEQVFKELTLRLPNKELEVTLNAIVAQRKSGGNLVELMETMEDTIRGRVRILAELKTLTAQGRMSAWVITLLPVGMGLYLHMVSPDYFGPMLDQPLGKVLLFCGAFFTILGWFLIQRIVKIEV; encoded by the coding sequence ATGGAAAAGCTGTATATACCGATTCTAGTCTTTTTTATCGCTTCCATTTGGTTTTATCTTTTAACTACGGCCATCTTAAAACGAAAGACCGTTGAAAGAAGAATGGAAGACTATATTCCGCACACTGCAGCAGCAAGTGATTTTGCTGTTGATAGTAACATTCCGATAAAAAAGCAAAGTGCGATAAGACGATCTATTTCTTCTATCGCTAAACTTTTTCGGGGACTTCATAGTGAAAAAGCAGAAACGAAACTGCTTCAAGCGGGAGTATCATTAAAGTTTGAAGAATTTCTAGTACTAAAGATTATGAGTGCATTAACAGCTGCAGCTTTATCTTATATATTACATTTTGAATGGTTCGTTACGGCTCTTTTCTTTTTAACAGGACTTCAGTTGCCGAATGTATATATTTCAAACAAACGAAAAAAACGACTTAGCCAGGTCCCCGATCAACTAATTGATTCACTTGCTATGATATCGAATTCATTACGGGCTGGATTTAGTTTTCTTCAAGCCATGCAGTTGGCAGGAAAAGAAATGCCGGACCCCATTGGGCATGAATTTGATCGGTGCGTTCGTGAAATCGGTTTAGGGATTCCGATTGAACAAGTGTTTAAAGAATTAACGCTGCGTCTGCCAAACAAGGAACTAGAGGTAACGCTGAACGCTATTGTTGCACAAAGAAAAAGTGGCGGGAACTTAGTTGAATTAATGGAAACGATGGAAGATACGATTAGGGGAAGAGTAAGAATTCTAGCAGAGCTTAAGACGCTTACTGCGCAAGGCAGAATGTCTGCATGGGTAATCACCCTATTGCCTGTAGGGATGGGTCTTTATCTTCATATGGTGAGTCCGGATTATTTTGGCCCAATGCTGGATCAACCATTGGGGAAAGTCCTATTATTCTGTGGTGCTTTCTTTACCATTCTCGGATGGTTTTTAATACAAAGAATCGTAAAGATTGAGGTGTAG
- a CDS encoding type II secretion system F family protein, protein MLNVFFILFAATFFTLLSVATLSSVFRRQIAFDERVQSYFSIETNSTSGSLKTEKKEKRELQLLQRMWKNGVNYLNKKLSSKEKKKLDYLLRDAGLGFKLSAVEFRLIQLLISSGCSLLVLFFILPLTDNKAMGWLLGLMIGFLGFRYPMFYLAKKRTIRVNQIDKNMPDFFDTVTLLIKAGVSLDAAIKTVCQKSNGPLAEEFMVTLEEMKRGKSKREAFYELRRRVPSDSLQSVLTALIQADQLGVGMAKVLTTLTVRVREQRREKAREMAMKAPIKMLFPMVFFIFPSLFIVILGPMVVKLITEGLR, encoded by the coding sequence ATGCTAAATGTTTTCTTTATTTTATTTGCGGCAACGTTTTTTACATTATTGTCCGTAGCGACACTCTCCTCAGTTTTTCGCAGACAGATTGCTTTTGATGAAAGGGTTCAATCTTACTTCAGTATTGAGACAAATAGTACTTCGGGAAGTTTAAAGACTGAGAAAAAAGAAAAAAGAGAGTTGCAGCTTCTTCAAAGAATGTGGAAAAACGGAGTTAACTATCTGAATAAAAAACTATCCTCTAAAGAGAAGAAGAAATTAGACTATCTGCTTCGGGACGCGGGTCTTGGTTTCAAACTATCAGCAGTTGAATTTCGTTTAATTCAACTGCTCATCAGTTCGGGTTGCAGTCTTCTAGTGTTGTTCTTTATTCTGCCTTTGACGGATAACAAGGCAATGGGCTGGTTATTAGGTCTGATGATCGGATTCTTAGGCTTCAGGTACCCCATGTTTTATTTAGCGAAAAAGAGAACCATTCGTGTGAATCAGATTGATAAAAACATGCCTGATTTTTTTGATACGGTAACACTACTCATCAAGGCGGGTGTTAGTTTGGACGCTGCGATTAAAACCGTTTGTCAAAAAAGTAATGGACCCTTAGCAGAAGAATTCATGGTCACGTTAGAGGAAATGAAACGCGGGAAATCGAAGAGAGAAGCTTTTTACGAACTTCGCAGAAGAGTTCCATCCGATTCGCTGCAAAGTGTTCTTACCGCTCTAATTCAAGCCGATCAGCTAGGAGTCGGAATGGCAAAAGTGCTTACGACCTTAACGGTTCGAGTAAGAGAACAAAGACGAGAAAAGGCGAGAGAAATGGCAATGAAAGCTCCCATCAAAATGCTGTTTCCTATGGTGTTCTTCATTTTCCCCTCACTGTTTATCGTTATTTTAGGCCCTATGGTGGTAAAACTGATTACAGAAGGTCTTAGATAA
- a CDS encoding NPCBM/NEW2 domain-containing protein, whose product MFALKLEGDLRYTTEPNLFFRFIFEDGTDEYINLNRKTEHRMDGESDIAFYIGNDETMGMKTLKRIDYGFNEDEFSDKLGEEGKKTIMVEDTEEIMDIPAVYALENDYHTPNLTHEDDEKTITLNDISYNDSEMTVTVNGTINFKQDSDKALRIALYRPHYHELAKGDGNSLEGEYFSGIPVNFSIPFTLENRVGDNDGANLYFTIDNALFAIDMRTGEESQEPLPLLSRTGQDDEEYMDTVPLNGVKTNEDKTVYKLLSLGQPYWNWGIGHDEMATYEFVLGGKYKKLTFTLAEGKDTKVSTGAYDFYIFGDDFENIPDTDKFQGKPLFHKKLKGTDQPEIYTVDVTGVQTLTIQYDTNNISEMMGSDEGKQLDVLLVNPIVEK is encoded by the coding sequence TTGTTTGCGCTCAAGCTTGAAGGTGATCTTCGTTATACGACAGAACCAAACTTGTTCTTTAGGTTTATTTTTGAAGATGGCACGGATGAATATATCAACCTAAATAGAAAAACAGAGCACCGTATGGACGGTGAATCAGACATTGCTTTTTATATAGGAAACGATGAGACAATGGGGATGAAAACCCTAAAGCGTATTGACTATGGGTTCAATGAAGATGAATTTTCGGATAAATTAGGGGAAGAAGGAAAGAAAACAATAATGGTTGAAGACACAGAAGAAATAATGGATATACCTGCTGTTTATGCATTAGAAAACGATTACCACACCCCGAATCTTACACATGAAGATGATGAAAAAACAATAACACTAAATGATATTTCCTATAATGACAGTGAAATGACCGTGACCGTCAACGGTACAATCAATTTTAAACAAGACAGTGATAAAGCGTTACGAATAGCTCTATACCGACCCCACTATCATGAACTGGCAAAAGGAGACGGAAACTCTTTAGAGGGGGAATACTTCTCAGGGATTCCTGTTAACTTTTCTATCCCGTTTACATTAGAAAACAGAGTAGGTGATAATGATGGTGCGAACCTTTATTTCACGATAGATAATGCTTTATTTGCAATAGACATGAGGACAGGAGAAGAATCCCAAGAACCGCTACCTCTATTAAGCCGGACGGGTCAAGATGATGAAGAGTATATGGATACAGTCCCGTTAAACGGGGTAAAAACGAATGAAGATAAAACGGTGTATAAACTTTTATCCCTTGGTCAGCCGTATTGGAACTGGGGGATAGGACATGATGAAATGGCTACGTACGAATTTGTGCTTGGAGGAAAGTATAAAAAACTGACATTTACCCTTGCTGAAGGTAAAGACACGAAAGTAAGCACAGGTGCATATGACTTTTATATATTTGGAGACGACTTTGAAAATATTCCTGATACTGATAAATTTCAAGGGAAACCTTTATTTCATAAAAAGCTAAAAGGCACTGATCAGCCGGAAATATACACAGTAGATGTAACAGGGGTTCAAACGCTTACCATTCAATATGACACGAATAACATTTCAGAAATGATGGGCTCAGATGAAGGTAAACAACTTGATGTGTTATTGGTGAATCCTATAGTTGAGAAATAA
- a CDS encoding glycosyltransferase family 4 protein, producing the protein MKKVLIITQNFYPEIGSAANRITNIYKELKGKGYDITILTTEPSYPNRNLYKNTDFWNDQGQMNDVVRIHTNTRKYTSSIFNRLLLYLEVALKFIFKIKKMDTKYDFVFVSTPPIFVGLAGLFAKHKFSSKLILDVRDLWPESLLGVGVFTNNLILKMAFALEKFLYKKADHIIVNSEGFVSYIAAKGINKKRIQFMPNSLTEKELNTSLLQSANDKVEVIYTGNIGLAQDISKLIEVAELLKSHTYIRFKVIGYGYKRSELKQVIEEKDLQNIVFLDALNRKNALKEVASAHIAYVSLVEETVFKKVLPGKIIDYMSMGKPIVGDVSGYAQEVIEKARCGLTSEERSVELLAQQIVELANDAALREEYGRNGHRFAFENLRWKKNINVLINMLEERNESESMHVRMEPLHK; encoded by the coding sequence ATGAAAAAAGTACTGATTATCACACAAAACTTCTATCCCGAGATTGGCAGTGCCGCTAATCGCATAACGAATATTTACAAAGAGTTAAAAGGTAAGGGATATGACATCACCATACTCACTACAGAACCAAGCTACCCAAACCGCAATTTATATAAAAATACTGATTTTTGGAATGATCAAGGTCAGATGAATGATGTTGTTAGAATTCATACAAATACACGCAAATATACGAGCAGTATCTTCAATCGACTGCTTCTTTATCTTGAGGTTGCGTTAAAGTTCATCTTTAAAATCAAGAAGATGGATACGAAATATGATTTTGTGTTTGTATCTACCCCGCCTATATTCGTTGGATTAGCAGGGCTGTTTGCTAAACATAAATTCAGTTCTAAACTGATTTTAGATGTAAGGGATCTATGGCCCGAATCCTTGCTCGGTGTTGGTGTTTTCACAAACAATTTGATACTAAAAATGGCATTCGCACTAGAAAAGTTTCTATATAAAAAAGCAGATCACATCATCGTGAACAGCGAAGGATTTGTATCGTACATTGCAGCTAAAGGAATAAACAAAAAACGTATACAGTTTATGCCGAATTCTTTAACGGAAAAAGAACTCAACACATCTCTTCTGCAATCTGCCAATGATAAGGTTGAAGTTATATATACAGGGAATATCGGCTTAGCGCAAGATATCAGCAAGCTGATTGAAGTCGCCGAACTGTTAAAATCTCATACATATATTCGGTTCAAAGTAATCGGTTATGGCTATAAGAGATCAGAACTAAAACAAGTGATAGAAGAGAAGGATTTGCAGAATATCGTATTCCTTGATGCACTTAATAGAAAGAACGCGCTTAAAGAAGTAGCTTCAGCTCATATCGCGTATGTCAGTCTTGTTGAAGAGACTGTCTTTAAGAAAGTGTTGCCTGGTAAGATTATTGACTACATGTCGATGGGGAAACCGATTGTTGGAGATGTTTCGGGGTATGCGCAAGAGGTTATTGAAAAAGCACGTTGCGGTTTGACTTCAGAGGAAAGATCCGTTGAACTCCTCGCCCAGCAGATCGTGGAACTTGCTAATGATGCAGCGCTGCGGGAAGAGTACGGGCGAAACGGTCATCGCTTTGCTTTTGAAAATTTACGATGGAAAAAGAATATAAACGTACTTATAAATATGTTGGAGGAAAGAAATGAGTCAGAAAGTATGCATGTTCGTATGGAACCACTTCACAAATGA
- a CDS encoding glycosyltransferase, protein MSQKVCMFVWNHFTNDARVLRECTALSEAGYEVDLIAIHDWKQPNMAKREKRNEKFNLIRVNNRLKILGVANRVKRIAMRNIVTKAASVLFAALALWQAPIITLILLALFSMLIVKKIRQNLSRSYIASQMIYHGLKRNYSIYHSNDLNTLPQGVLCSKILTFKRKKLIYDSHEIQTSRTGYNSKWYGIAENFYLKFVDVTIHENHTRAAYHEKLYGTYPEVLHNYPFVQRPELNDSVNMHELLNLPKDEPILLYQGGIQIGRGLEKIVEAVPMFKRGTMVFIGDGKQKPSLQKRVKELGLEDKIRFIDKIPVEQLLHYTRNAYLGFQVLNNICYNHYSASSNKLFEYMMCGIPVVACSFPEIKKVVEGNHTGICIDSHSPESIAEGVNFLLDNPDVHQQMKENCFTARHKYNWDVEKENFLKIYRTVS, encoded by the coding sequence ATGAGTCAGAAAGTATGCATGTTCGTATGGAACCACTTCACAAATGATGCACGTGTGCTTCGAGAATGTACAGCATTATCTGAAGCGGGTTATGAAGTCGATCTAATCGCTATACATGATTGGAAGCAGCCAAACATGGCGAAACGTGAAAAGAGAAATGAGAAGTTTAATCTGATTCGAGTAAACAACCGTTTAAAGATTTTAGGTGTGGCAAACCGAGTGAAAAGAATCGCCATGCGTAATATCGTTACAAAAGCAGCATCCGTTTTGTTTGCAGCTTTAGCTCTATGGCAAGCCCCTATCATTACGTTAATTCTATTAGCGCTATTCAGTATGCTGATTGTTAAGAAAATAAGACAAAATCTATCAAGAAGCTACATTGCTTCTCAAATGATTTATCATGGTTTAAAACGGAATTATTCTATTTATCATTCCAATGACCTAAACACACTTCCACAAGGTGTTCTCTGTTCTAAGATTTTGACATTTAAAAGGAAGAAACTAATCTACGATTCACATGAGATTCAAACAAGTCGGACAGGTTATAACAGCAAATGGTACGGAATCGCTGAAAATTTTTATCTGAAATTTGTTGATGTAACGATTCATGAAAACCATACCCGTGCTGCTTATCACGAAAAACTGTATGGAACGTATCCGGAGGTTCTTCATAATTATCCGTTCGTGCAAAGACCTGAACTGAACGATAGTGTGAACATGCATGAACTTTTAAATTTACCAAAAGACGAACCAATCCTTCTCTACCAAGGCGGTATTCAAATCGGGCGAGGCCTTGAGAAGATTGTAGAAGCTGTTCCAATGTTCAAGCGAGGAACAATGGTATTCATTGGGGATGGTAAACAAAAGCCTTCCCTCCAAAAGCGAGTTAAAGAGTTAGGTCTAGAAGATAAGATAAGATTCATAGATAAGATTCCCGTTGAACAGCTGTTGCATTACACGCGAAATGCTTACTTAGGTTTCCAAGTACTGAACAACATTTGCTACAACCATTATTCAGCGTCATCGAACAAACTGTTTGAATATATGATGTGTGGAATTCCAGTAGTTGCGTGCAGTTTTCCTGAGATCAAGAAAGTAGTCGAAGGAAACCATACGGGGATATGTATTGACTCTCATTCTCCAGAATCTATTGCAGAAGGCGTGAACTTCTTGTTAGACAATCCTGATGTTCACCAGCAGATGAAAGAAAACTGTTTTACGGCTAGACATAAATATAATTGGGATGTTGAGAAAGAAAACTTCTTAAAAATATATAGAACTGTTTCATAA
- a CDS encoding methyltransferase domain-containing protein — protein sequence MKKPLDKVTDAYFNELGDSFGERIRNRIHWICEHAKGEQILDVGCSQGITSIILGREGKRVLGMDLLQESIDYANNMLKDEEEITKKYVQFVSANFMDYDFSDKKFDCIIMGEVLEHITDPQRFVKKASQLLSENGKIIITVPFGINDYFDHKKTYYLLDLFRLLDKGIEIEEINFLGKWVGLVLSNTLEQGIKIDEVLLHRLEDAFYSMERQYVKDIASKNNSIKKLKEKHNEETKNFKAKISQKDRSIADYEKQIYELNEKVSMLNDQLIESGLERKNSETLSKAIIDQKDEVISEQDIQISKLKAEVNSFKKKLESYVTPKVQPDTEKEMKKLRKLFEETKLDVIKVRKEKVSIQEKLLNSYNKEEKLLNTYKKLLKTNKQLEKRYSALRSSKLGKFTVSYWQWRRKKKLGGK from the coding sequence ATGAAGAAGCCATTAGATAAAGTGACAGATGCATATTTTAATGAACTAGGAGATTCATTTGGGGAAAGAATTAGGAATCGAATCCATTGGATCTGTGAACATGCAAAAGGAGAGCAGATTCTAGATGTTGGATGCTCTCAGGGCATTACTTCCATTATCTTAGGACGTGAAGGAAAGCGTGTCCTTGGAATGGATTTGCTTCAAGAATCAATTGATTATGCAAACAATATGTTGAAAGATGAGGAAGAAATCACTAAAAAGTATGTTCAGTTTGTTTCAGCAAATTTTATGGATTATGACTTCAGTGATAAGAAATTTGATTGTATCATCATGGGAGAAGTTCTTGAGCATATTACAGATCCTCAACGTTTTGTTAAAAAGGCTTCACAGCTATTAAGTGAAAACGGAAAAATCATCATTACGGTACCATTTGGAATAAATGACTACTTCGATCACAAAAAAACATATTATCTTTTAGATCTTTTCAGGTTATTAGATAAGGGTATTGAGATTGAAGAAATTAATTTTCTCGGTAAATGGGTTGGTCTCGTACTTAGTAATACATTAGAACAAGGTATTAAAATTGATGAAGTTTTACTTCATAGACTTGAAGATGCTTTCTATTCGATGGAAAGACAATATGTTAAAGATATAGCTTCAAAGAACAATTCTATAAAAAAGCTTAAAGAAAAACATAACGAAGAAACAAAGAATTTTAAAGCGAAAATCAGTCAAAAAGACCGATCGATTGCCGATTATGAGAAACAAATCTATGAATTGAATGAAAAAGTTTCAATGTTAAATGATCAATTGATTGAATCAGGGCTGGAACGAAAAAACAGTGAAACACTTTCTAAGGCAATTATTGATCAAAAAGATGAAGTTATTTCTGAACAAGATATACAAATTTCAAAGTTAAAAGCAGAAGTTAATTCTTTTAAGAAAAAGTTAGAATCCTATGTAACCCCTAAAGTACAACCCGATACAGAAAAAGAAATGAAAAAACTTAGAAAACTCTTTGAAGAAACTAAACTTGATGTAATTAAAGTAAGAAAAGAAAAGGTTAGCATTCAAGAGAAATTACTAAATTCCTACAACAAAGAAGAAAAGTTACTTAACACTTATAAAAAACTGTTAAAAACAAATAAACAATTAGAAAAAAGATACAGTGCATTACGTTCATCCAAATTAGGGAAATTTACAGTATCATATTGGCAATGGCGACGTAAAAAGAAACTTGGAGGAAAGTAA